From uncultured Fibrobacter sp.:
GGGGTGCCGTCGATGCGCACCTCGTAATGCAGTCCGATGCTGGACTCGCGGCCGCTCTCGGCAATGAGTGCAATCGGGTCGCCACGGGAAACCTTCTGGCCCGACTTGACCAGCGCGGAACCTAGGTGGGCGTAGAACGTGCGCACGCGCTTCGTGTGCTCAATTTTCATCGTGAGCCCGAACCCGCGATGCGAGCGAATTTCGACGACGGTTCCCCCTCCCGGGGCAAAGACGGTGTCACCCTCTGCCGCAACAAAGTCAATGCCTCGGTGCGGCAGGTTCTGCTGCGTAAACTGGTCAAAAATCATCTCGAAGCGGTTCTTGACTGTCGGGGAATTCTTGATGGGGTGCAACACTGGGATGCTTGCTGCCAAAGCGGAATCGGCCTCCAGGAGCTTGACCGCCTTGCGCATGGAGCGCTCAATCTGGAGGACTCCCTTGCGGTCTTTCGCCATCGGGGCCATCTCGTCGTCGGCACCGGCGTTCTCCAGCGAAAAGCCCATACCGCTCAGCACCACCGTGCTGTCGCGCAAAATGCGGGCCTCTTCGGCCTTGAGGATAGACTCGTCCACCTTCTCGCGGATTTGCTTAATCTGCTTCTTTATAAAAGAATTCTGCTTGTAAACATCAACAACGTTCCCGTCGGAAATGCGTTCGGCAATCTCCGCCGGGGAAAACAGGATAAAGCCGAGCAAGGCAATAATGCAGGCAACAACGCCCACGACCAACTTCCACACTGGGAACCTGTAGTTCCTGGTGCCCGACGTGTTCTTGGAAAAAACGTGTACTTCTATTTTCTTCACGGCTTACCGGATACCCTTCAGTTCTCTGAGTTTTCTCAGGCGTTCCTCGATGGAACCCACCAATTCCACGATAGCCGGATCGCTCTTCATGACCGACACGAGGTCGCCCAGCACGGCGTGGTACACCTTTTCGCCCAGATTGCGGTAGTCGGCAGCCAGCTTAGCCTCTTCACCTGTAACATCGACGCGATTGCGCACC
This genomic window contains:
- a CDS encoding M23 family metallopeptidase; this encodes MKKIEVHVFSKNTSGTRNYRFPVWKLVVGVVACIIALLGFILFSPAEIAERISDGNVVDVYKQNSFIKKQIKQIREKVDESILKAEEARILRDSTVVLSGMGFSLENAGADDEMAPMAKDRKGVLQIERSMRKAVKLLEADSALAASIPVLHPIKNSPTVKNRFEMIFDQFTQQNLPHRGIDFVAAEGDTVFAPGGGTVVEIRSHRGFGLTMKIEHTKRVRTFYAHLGSALVKSGQKVSRGDPIALIAESGRESSIGLHYEVRIDGTPVDPEGFFITK